A genomic stretch from Porphyromonadaceae bacterium W3.11 includes:
- the raiA gene encoding ribosome-associated translation inhibitor RaiA: MKIKLQCINFDATEQLKEFVEKRVGKLSRFYSDIIDASVVLTVEKPEQSENKRARITLSIKGPDLFSEKKADTFEEAVVEACDALEVQLEKHKAKK; this comes from the coding sequence ATGAAGATTAAATTACAATGCATTAATTTTGATGCAACCGAACAACTTAAAGAGTTTGTAGAAAAAAGGGTGGGAAAGCTAAGTCGATTCTATAGTGATATTATCGATGCAAGTGTAGTGCTAACCGTTGAAAAACCAGAGCAATCAGAAAATAAACGAGCTCGCATTACACTTTCTATTAAGGGTCCAGACCTTTTCAGTGAGAAAAAGGCTGATACATTTGAGGAAGCTGTTGTCGAGGCATGCGATGCCCTTGAGGTTCAGCTTGAAAAGCATAAAGCAAAAAAATAA
- a CDS encoding tyrosine-type recombinase/integrase codes for MDRKDNILSRFEHYLRYEKNLSDLSINAYMGDLLHWLSLEKIDTQDDDILTSFLLSIDVRKARKSLIKLMSVGDTPRTVRRRMSALRSFYGYLHKLNLTENNPFLNVKVPKSNQVLPTFINTDVLSKRIEELYHTAEVADNEETRQLTWKQAFVVDLLFQTGMRSAELRGLKLDSIDLEGGKIKVLGKRNKERIIPIGPFISEKIKLYLSYRSPKKTSESCFLLNETGEPASDVYLYNMVHSALEPLQQYSKKSPHVLRHSFATALLNEGADLMSVKELLGHESISSTAIYTHTTFEELKKMYNAHPRANKKINKK; via the coding sequence ATGGATAGGAAGGATAATATTTTAAGTCGCTTCGAGCACTATCTTCGATATGAAAAGAATCTATCTGATCTATCGATAAATGCCTATATGGGAGACCTTTTACATTGGTTGTCGTTAGAGAAAATAGATACTCAAGATGATGATATATTGACTTCCTTTTTGCTCTCCATTGATGTTCGCAAGGCGAGGAAATCATTGATTAAACTTATGAGTGTGGGGGATACTCCGCGCACAGTAAGACGTCGTATGAGTGCATTGAGAAGCTTCTATGGTTACCTACATAAGTTAAATCTGACCGAGAATAATCCCTTCTTAAATGTTAAAGTTCCTAAGAGTAACCAAGTATTACCGACCTTTATTAATACTGATGTCCTAAGTAAAAGGATCGAAGAGTTATATCATACGGCTGAGGTGGCAGACAATGAAGAGACTCGACAATTAACTTGGAAGCAAGCGTTTGTCGTAGATCTTCTTTTTCAGACAGGGATGCGTTCCGCAGAGCTTAGGGGATTAAAACTGGATTCTATAGATTTAGAAGGAGGAAAGATCAAAGTGTTAGGAAAACGAAATAAGGAGAGAATAATACCAATAGGCCCTTTTATTTCTGAGAAAATAAAATTATATTTGTCTTATAGATCTCCCAAAAAGACTAGTGAGTCTTGTTTCCTTCTAAACGAAACGGGTGAACCTGCAAGCGACGTTTACTTATACAATATGGTGCATTCGGCTTTGGAGCCCTTGCAACAGTACTCTAAAAAAAGTCCACACGTCCTAAGGCATAGTTTTGCAACTGCCTTGCTTAATGAAGGAGCTGATCTAATGAGTGTAAAAGAGCTATTGGGGCACGAGTCCATATCAAGTACAGCTATATACACACACACTACCTTTGAGGAGCTTAAGAAGATGTATAACGCTCACCCAAGAGCAAATAAAAAAATAAATAAAAAGTAA
- a CDS encoding RNA polymerase sigma factor has product MAKKLDIPLAITDEELVKKLSDRKYREAAFAYLVDRYSQQLYAVIRRIVYRHEDADDVLQNTFIKVWKNIKSFKGNSKLSTWMYSIATNEALSFIRREKPERKLPMTTEDYDIAETLISDPYFDGDELEAQFLAAITELPEKQRLTFELRYFEDLPYKEISEITGTSEGALKANYHHAVKKLKKYLNLDEE; this is encoded by the coding sequence ATGGCGAAAAAGTTGGACATCCCATTAGCTATAACAGATGAAGAGCTGGTGAAGAAGCTCTCAGATAGGAAATATCGTGAAGCGGCTTTTGCTTATCTAGTAGATCGTTATTCCCAACAATTGTATGCAGTGATACGTCGCATAGTGTATCGACATGAGGATGCGGATGATGTCCTCCAAAACACTTTCATTAAGGTTTGGAAGAATATTAAGTCGTTTAAGGGCAATTCAAAATTATCAACTTGGATGTACTCAATAGCGACAAATGAAGCACTTTCATTTATTCGAAGAGAAAAACCTGAGCGGAAGTTGCCTATGACGACAGAAGACTATGATATAGCGGAGACGCTTATTAGCGACCCATATTTTGATGGGGATGAATTGGAGGCTCAATTCCTAGCGGCTATTACTGAACTTCCCGAGAAACAAAGATTGACTTTTGAGCTTCGTTACTTCGAGGATCTTCCATATAAGGAGATATCGGAGATTACTGGGACTAGTGAAGGTGCCCTCAAGGCGAATTACCATCACGCAGTTAAGAAGTTGAAAAAGTATTTGAATTTGGATGAGGAATAG